The genomic DNA CCCTACAGGCAGGCGTGCTGCGCGGCGAGGTTAAGGACGTGCTGCTTCTCGACGTCACCCCGCTGTCCCTCGGCATTGAGACCAAGGGTGGCGTGATGACCAAGCTTATCGAGCGCAACACCACCATTCCAACCAAGAAGTCCGAGACCTTCACCACCGCGGAAGACAACCAGCCTTCCGTACAGATTCAGGTCTTCCAGGGCGAGCGCGAGATGGCTACCGCCAATAAGCTGCTGGGCTCCTTCGAGCTCGGCAGTATTGCTCCGGCACCGCGCGGTGTTCCGCAGATTGAGGTCACCTTCGATATCGATGCCAACGGCATCGTCCACGTGACCGCAAAGGACAAGGGCACCGGCAAGGAAAACACCATCAAGATTCAGGATGGTTCCGGCCTGTCCCAGGAAGAGATCGACCGCATGGTCAAGGACGCTGAGCAGCACGCCGAAGAGGACAAGAAGCGCCGCGAGGAGCAGGAGCTGCGCAATAACGCAGAGTCCACCTCCTACCAGACCCGCAAGTTCTTGGATGACAACGCTGACAAGGTATCCGAGGACGTGAAGACCAAGGTCACCGAGGCTGCTGACGCCGTCGATGAGGCCCTGAAGGGCGATGACCTCGAGGCCATCAAGTCCGCAGTGGAGAAGCTGTCCACCGAATCCCAGGAGATGGGCAAGCAGATCTACGAGGCACAGGCTGCTGAGGCCGGCACCGAAGGTGCTGCCGATGCAGGCGCTGCTCAGGGGGACCCGAATGTCGTCGACGCTGAGGTCGTTGACGAGGACGAGAACAAGGATGGCGACAAGTAATGACTCAGGACAGCGGAATGCCGCAAAACCCAGGCGACCCGGAAAACACGGATCCGGAGGCTACCTCGGCTGACCGCGCTGAGGCTGCCGCCGAGCAGGCTGAGGAGGCCCAGGCCGCGCAAGAAGCGCAGGCTGATGCCACCGAAGAAGCCGAGCTGGATCCCTCTCTCGATGCTGACCTCGAAGAAGCGCTGGCAGATGTCAACGCTGATGAGGTAGAGGCCGAAGCCGCGGGCGAAGAGCCCGCGGGCGCCGGCGTTAGCGATGTGGAAGCACAGTTGGCAGAACGCACGGAGGACCTGCAGCGTCTGAATGCGGAATACACCAACTACCGCCGCCGCACCGAGCGTGACCGCCAAGCCGTCATCGAGACCGCCAAGGCCAAGGTCATCGCAGATTTTCTGCCTGTCCTTGATGACCTGGAACTGGCCGATGAACACGGTGACTTGGAAGGCCCTCTCAAGGCGTTTGCGGATAAGCTCCAGGACACTCTGGCAAAGCACGAACTCGCGGCCTTCGGTCAAGAGGGCGATGCCTTCGACCCGGAGATCCACGAGGCCGTGCAGGATTTGTCCTCAGGTGATGAACAGGTGCTCGGTACCGTGCTGCGCAAGGGTTACCGCGTGGGCGAGAGGTTGGTACGCAATGCCATGGTCATCATCGCGGACCCCAGCGATGAGGCCGGCAGCTCGGAAGATTCCGAATAATTAACCAAAAAGGGCGCCCTGGGAACTTA from Corynebacterium tuberculostearicum includes the following:
- the grpE gene encoding nucleotide exchange factor GrpE produces the protein MTQDSGMPQNPGDPENTDPEATSADRAEAAAEQAEEAQAAQEAQADATEEAELDPSLDADLEEALADVNADEVEAEAAGEEPAGAGVSDVEAQLAERTEDLQRLNAEYTNYRRRTERDRQAVIETAKAKVIADFLPVLDDLELADEHGDLEGPLKAFADKLQDTLAKHELAAFGQEGDAFDPEIHEAVQDLSSGDEQVLGTVLRKGYRVGERLVRNAMVIIADPSDEAGSSEDSE